GCACCACCGTAGATGACGGCTGCGCGGTGATTATGAACAGGTCCAGCAATTATATTAAAGACTTCGCGGCAACCGTCAAATGTCCCTACTACAACGAGAAGTTCAGCATTGGTGCAGCCGGAATTGTATCGGACTGTGCGGATTTGTACAAATGGTATACTTGCCTGCGCGACCGGAAGCTGCTCTCGCCTGAGGGCTATGAACGATTTTTCCAGGAAAATGATAACAGCTATTGCTATGGTCTGGAGCATCACACCCTCTATGGGCAAGAACGGTATTCCCATGGGGGCGATCAATTGGGGATTTGCACGTATATGCAGAATTTTTTCGCGGAGGATCTGTGCATTATCATTCTCTCAAACAACGAAGCGATCAATCAATACAGACTGGGCGGTGCCCTTGCAGATATTCTGCATCATATTGAGGCAGAGCCTCCGGCCCGGCATCCTGAGCTTCAGCTCAGAGAGGATCGCCTAAGAACCTACTGCGGGACCTATCTCGAAGACAAAATTCAAATTGAGCTAATCGGCGGGAAGCTGTATTTCACCAGATTCACCGGCAATGTACATATTGAGCTATACCCGGTAGGCGACGGAGAGTTTGTCCAGCGGTACTATGACCAGCGCCAGCCCTATCGTATTACTGAGAATGCGCAGGGGGAGAATGTTTTTTTCGGATATGCCCGATTGGCCCCTTGAAGTTGCCGCTGCGTCAAGTGATAGGATAAGAATAAGATCAGGAAGGAGGGCAAAATGAGCAAAACGGTGACCATACATGAAATATCAGAGCAGCTGGGGCTGACGAGCCGCACCTTGCGGCACTGGGAAGCGGAAGGGTTGTTTCAGAGCCGCAGAGAGGTGTCTTCAGGATGGCGTACTTACGATGAGCAGGCGGTTCAATGTATCCGGATCACAGCGCTGCTGCGCAGAATGGATATTCCTATCCGGGAGATACAGCCTATTCTCGACAAGCAATCCGTGCCTGGGCTAAAGCGGGCGATTCAGAACCGGACAACAGCTCTTCAGGTGCACCAGGAAGGGCTGGAACGGGCCGGGCAGCAACTACATCAGGTACTCGATTACCTGAACAATTCCAATAAGAGGACCTCCGCGCTGGAGGAACTGCTTACCGAAATGGAGAATGTATGGATGAAGAGCGTTGAGGCTGTACCGCAAACCTTCAAAGTGATTACACTCCCGGTAATGAGAGTTGCTTATCATATCGTGGTGGACGTATCCCCGGAAGATCAGGCTATGGAACCGGTCATGGACTGGCTGAAGTCAGCGAATCTTCTGGGCACTGCGCGGTTGTTCGGCGGGAATATGAAGCCTATGCCAGGCAAGGCAGGCAAGCCCTACGGCTACGGCATCTGTGCGTCAATCCCGGAGGGGATCACCGTACCTGAGCCCTTCAAGGAAATGATGCTGCCCGGCGGTCTGTATGCTAAGCTGGACAGCAGTGACGATATTGGCACCTCCTGGAAAACGCTAATGAACCAGTTATCCCGGAGCAAAAAGTACCGCTCTGACCGCAGCAGACTCTGTCTGGAAGAGCATATCCGCAATGATTATCCAGAGGGCAGCGGGAATCTATATGATTTGAGCCTGCTGGAACCTGTAATGGTGAAATAAATGTAACTATACCTTGGAGGAGAGGAGGAGTACATTATATAAGACGAATTTGAAAAATACTGAGAGGGAAAAGTGGCGGAGGGGGTACATACAATGACAAGTTCAGGGGTTACATTAAGCAAAGCTACACTGGAGGATGCGGCGGCGATTTATGCCATGCAGCTGGAAGCCTTCATGCCACTCCTGGAGAAATATCAGGATTATGAGACCAATCCGGCTAATGAAACGATGGAGAGACTCTTAGAACGGATGAATCAGGAATTTGTGGATTACTATATTATCCGAAACGCCGGAAATGCGGTAGGCAGCATCAGAGTCAAGAAGACAGGTGAACATGAATACTGGCTCGGCCAAATATGCGTATTGCCGCAATGTCAAGGCCAAGGCATCGCTCAGCAGGCCTTCGCCCTGATTGAAGAGATCTATGCGGATGCGAAAACGTGGGGGCTGGCGACCGTGTTGCAGGAGGAGCGTAATTGCTATTTGTATGAGAAGCTGGGCTACAAAAGGACGAATGAAACCCGGGAAATCAATGATAAGATGACCTTGTGTTTCTATGAGAAGTCGGAGGGATGAGGATGAAACGAATGTCTTTACCACGTCCAGCGGTTGATTATGATGATAACTTAACAGAAATTGATGAGCAGATATGTGCTCTGATCAGGCAGAGAAAAGACATTTTAAATAACAAGCAGGCGTTGCCTACAGAAGAGCTTGTGGCTAAATGGTCTGCCCGCTACGGGCTTTATGAGGGGTTAATAGATTCTCTGTTCATGACCATGATGAACGAAGAGCATTTCAAGCCTATGGCTGAACCTGCAGGATTCAGACGGCATATTCAGATCCTGCAGGCGATCGAACAAGGAGACTATGTCTTTAGCCTAACCTCCATGAGACAGTACAGCAATGCGAGCGTTATTGTGATAAATATCGATTGGGAAGCGCCGGAGGATCAGCATTACAATCACGAGACGATGATCCGCTTGGAGCTCTCCATAGGTGAAGACTATGACTGCCGGATGATCAATGGGTCAAGCAATTCGGACCATGCCGCTTATAAATATGTTGTATCGCCCCCGTTGCCTGATGATCTGTCTGGAATGGAGTTCAGGTTCAAAAAACTTGGGGGGTTAAACACCGGTGCGGCAGAGGATGACATTGTGTTTAAACTATAGCTGCTTGCACGTATATTCCAGCCTCTTCAACAGAAGGGGCTATTTCGTTTAAAAGCTGCTGCAATCAACCGCTTGACAACCGGAGCCAGAACAAGTAAAGTATGAATATAAAATATCTTAACTTAAAGATAATTTTCAGACAAATATCTTAAGATAAAGATAAAATCAATTGATAACTAACTGTCCGTCTACCCAAAATAAAATCAAGGAGGAATTTCAAATGAACAAACAAACCACAGGTATTCATCATATCACCGCAATTGTCGGGCATCCGCAGGAAAATATGGATTTTTATGCAGGGGTGCTGGGGCTGCGGCTGGTGAAGAAAACGGTGAATTTCGATGATCCGGGAACGTATCATTTCTATTTCGGTAACCAAGGCGGGAAGCCGGGGACGATCATTACCTTCTTCCCTTGGGCAGGCGCCTATCAGG
This region of Paenibacillus sp. FSL K6-1096 genomic DNA includes:
- a CDS encoding MerR family transcriptional regulator, which gives rise to MSKTVTIHEISEQLGLTSRTLRHWEAEGLFQSRREVSSGWRTYDEQAVQCIRITALLRRMDIPIREIQPILDKQSVPGLKRAIQNRTTALQVHQEGLERAGQQLHQVLDYLNNSNKRTSALEELLTEMENVWMKSVEAVPQTFKVITLPVMRVAYHIVVDVSPEDQAMEPVMDWLKSANLLGTARLFGGNMKPMPGKAGKPYGYGICASIPEGITVPEPFKEMMLPGGLYAKLDSSDDIGTSWKTLMNQLSRSKKYRSDRSRLCLEEHIRNDYPEGSGNLYDLSLLEPVMVK
- a CDS encoding serine hydrolase domain-containing protein — encoded protein: MNNIRAKLENYVNDYLQLWEMYGVIQVIRQGEVLFEKACGYASIEFGVPNRLDSRFSLASMSKQFTAFAVMLLHDKGLLHIDRPAQLYLPDELKIDESVTVHHLLSHTSGLYNFYNFENDFFGGDYRLDYSRTRFFRQYINKQPVKPAGTAYDYNNSNYNLLAWIIEHVSGEPFGEFLEHHLFLPLGMNSTTVDDGCAVIMNRSSNYIKDFAATVKCPYYNEKFSIGAAGIVSDCADLYKWYTCLRDRKLLSPEGYERFFQENDNSYCYGLEHHTLYGQERYSHGGDQLGICTYMQNFFAEDLCIIILSNNEAINQYRLGGALADILHHIEAEPPARHPELQLREDRLRTYCGTYLEDKIQIELIGGKLYFTRFTGNVHIELYPVGDGEFVQRYYDQRQPYRITENAQGENVFFGYARLAP
- a CDS encoding GNAT family N-acetyltransferase produces the protein MTSSGVTLSKATLEDAAAIYAMQLEAFMPLLEKYQDYETNPANETMERLLERMNQEFVDYYIIRNAGNAVGSIRVKKTGEHEYWLGQICVLPQCQGQGIAQQAFALIEEIYADAKTWGLATVLQEERNCYLYEKLGYKRTNETREINDKMTLCFYEKSEG